The following nucleotide sequence is from Cydia pomonella isolate Wapato2018A chromosome 6, ilCydPomo1, whole genome shotgun sequence.
GCGAGCCGGACTGGCGCGCGAGGCGGTTCTTGAGAACGAAGCAGGCAACCCCGGCTAGGTGTCCTGCAGTGTCTGTTTGTACTCACTCGCCTTCCCCCCGACCTGCGCGTTGGCGATCTTGTCCAGCACCTCGTTGGCGTCCTTCACGGTGAGCGAGCCGGACTGGCGCGCGAGGCGGTTCATGAGAACGAAGCAGGGCAACCCCGGCTAGGTGTCCTGCAGTGTCTGTTTGTACTCACTCGCCTTCCCCCCGACCTGCGCGTTGGCGATCTTGTCCAGCACCTCGTTGGCGTCCTTCACGGTGAGCGAGCCGGACTGGCGCGCGAGGCGGTTCTTGAGAACGAAGCAGGCAACCCCGGCTAGGTGTCCTGCAGTGTCTGTTTGTACTCACTCGCCTTCCCCCCGACCTGCGCGTTGGCGATCTTGTCCAGCACCTCGTTGGCGTCCTTCACGGTGAGCGAGCCGGACTGGCGCGCGAGGGCGGTTCTTGAGAACGAAGCAGGCAACCCCGGCTAGGTGTCCTGCAGTGTCTGTTTGTACTCACTCGCCTTCCCCCCGACCTGCGCGTTGGCGATCTTGTCCAGCACCTCGTTGGCGTCCTTCACGGTGAGCGAGCCGGACTGGCGCGCGAGGCGGTTCATGAGAACGAAGCAGGCAACCCCGGCTAGGTGTCCTGCAGTGTCTGTTTGTACTCACTCGCCTTCCCCCCGACCTGCGCGTTGGCGATCTTGTCCAGCACCTCGTTGGCGTCCTTCACGGTGAGCGAGCCGGACTGGCGCGCGAGGCGGTTCTTGAGAACGAAGCAGGCAACCCCGGCTAGGTGTCCTGCAGTGTCTGTTTGTACTCACTCGCCTTCCCCCCGACCTGCGCGTTGGCGATCTTGTCCAGCACCTCGTTGGCGTCCTTCACGGTGAGCGAGCCTGACTGGCGCGCGAGGCGGTTCATGAGAACGAAGTAAGCCACGCCGGCGAAGGTCGCTGTCCTGtaagcaataaatattttcattatttaagtACAAGACGTCTGTTTTTCAAATATTACAGTtcttcgacatttagagactgtatatcAAGGACACGGAACTGGTTTTGGAATAGCGctaataccggtttattttggttttactctgaaatttcataagaacgcgaacgttttaataactttattgtaacctaaataaatcgaaataaaccgtcgaaaaaacataaaaaaaaggtttcttCGACGAGCGCCGAGACGGACGTCCGACCTGGTGGTGTGCGGCGTAAACAAGGACACCCACATATTAAAAGAACTTCATGGAAATGGTTTCCCTAAAAACCGGTtataaaataacggttttaagAACGAAACTATAATTAAAAGGTTTTTGCGCctagtacatgataacggtttggaaatttaaccggtttccggtTTCCTTGCTGTAtaaatctctaataaagtatcatcaaatatttcattgattccatttttgtaattatatcttgtaattttcggttattttaattgcttgtaaaaatttgacatgtaaaagtgcccctgtggcctattttcTGAATAAGAGTTTGAATCTTTGAAATTAGGTACGTTAAAATGACAATCGTATGTACATCGACATATGCGCAACGAAAAGAAAATATTGAACGATCCGATACTGATACGATGATACGGTCCGATAGGGCTGAGATGATCTTGTCGGCTAACCTGCGCGTTGCCGACGGAGCGGTAGCTGGTCAGGCGTAGCGCATCAGGAGAAGTCGGCGGCAGAGCCAGCACTCGAACTAGAGTGGACCCTAAAGAGGTTTCCTTGAGGTGGTAGGCGCCTCGCTCGCGGTCCAGCGCCGGGAGCAGGAGACGCATTACAGGGAACAGGTTGCAGTTCTGTAAccaatgttgtaaataaataaaaaacctctTCGTCGTTAGTTAGATAACATATGCTTGTATAAAAAGTTTGACAATTCTTTGTTGTCGCCGCCAAATTGACAAACCTACCATCAGCGTtggtatttagggttccgtactaagacgccgctgtccgtctgtcaccagctCACCAGGCTGT
It contains:
- the LOC133519385 gene encoding DNA ligase 4-like, translating into MPFAQLCDLLERLHKKKKERQEQDKILTAFFDEFRLKAARITGKKNCNLFPVMRLLLPALDRERGAYHLKETSLGSTLVRVLALPPTSPDALRLTSYRSVGNAQDSDLRRRGLLRSHEPPRAPVRLAHREGRQRGAGQDRQRAGRGEGE